A region from the Tigriopus californicus strain San Diego chromosome 9, Tcal_SD_v2.1, whole genome shotgun sequence genome encodes:
- the LOC131887439 gene encoding uncharacterized protein LOC131887439 encodes MDAGILIARHNGSAMGLTILIFDYIGLGLTIGLLLFSLVYAIEKKRLKPELFNWILISNIGLILIATTFYLSVKVTLFYEWNTEKYVSQTFYSVYGAFLHIIWIAILLSFLLYTIMAFLDRFSTTLRCSNTGWITYFLILTIFPVTNMVAVILSSDDGVSAYIRLLQPNTMTRAHLEENHNYAFALILTGVIGLTVLIVLFTIGLSVNVWCFSQRIIMNNDYNRMAFTFKWIYLNLPLTIGNGFFFRESQTAKNPTNAGFAFFPILCLVQAMVMTFLLVLDRGNIFQDLLRKRVQARINRMTVSDYGPPCTTVDELDGVGIRNHRSKQEVVDLKVTRAMSSSNLSASGLTRNNFVGAIYQNQDEFQSKPNTKKRLFVKSAPMKTYGRSNEFKVENVSKTRPNVANAKLMDDPVTPPPKPARLKGAMSSEDHADVTNQSKEKLLSTPKAPEIQAKDVSSLQSRIKPDLHEVPYLEPIAPLEIENPNVRDFNDAISQLRKSNDEIIADLNKKQALRVQSLFDSITSPATSLNQTEWKRRQEDLSKIGVKEEMPKHEQSDPKEGQAVNFMADHDETETIKEVVEVSNDTETENAIVEAMALEEERQRIKQLKRRNKAKRRKRRTEKKTRQKQQETSGQSNEILGYDNGIIYLDRDRTQDEMVTEI; translated from the exons ATGGATGCTGGGATATTGATAGCTAGACACAATGGGAGCGCAATGGGCCTGACGATCCTCATTTTTGACTACATAGGGTTAGGCCTAACCATCggccttcttctcttctcaCTTGTTTATgcaattgagaaaaaaag GCTCAAACCTGAGCTCTTCAATTGGATTTTGATTTCCAACATTGGTCTGATTCTGATCGCTACAACATTTTATCTAAGCGTGAAAGTAACCCTATTTTACGAGTGGAACacggaaaaatatgtttcccAG ACTTTCTATTCTGTCTATGGCGCATTCCTTCACATCATTTGGATTGCGATCCTTCTCAGCTTCCTTTTGTACACTATCATGGCTTTCCTGGATCGTTTCTCTACGACGCTCAGATGTTCCAACACTGGATGGATCACATATTTCCTGATCTTGACAA TTTTTCCTGTAACCAATATGGTTGCAGTCATTTTGTCTTCGGATGATGGAGTTTCCGCTTATATTAGATTACTCCAGCCTAATACCATGACAAGGGCACATTTGGAAGAAAATCACAATTATgcttttgcattgattttgacCGGCGTCATTGGTCTGACAGTT CTTATTGTGTTATTTACCATTGGGCTCAGCGTGAATGTTTGGTGCTTCTCGCAGCGTATTATAATGAACAATGATTACAATCGAATGGC GTTCACCTTCAAATGGATTTACCTCAATTTGCCTCTGACAATTGGGAACGGGTTCTTCTTTCGAGAAAGCCAAACAGCAAAGAATCCAACAAATGCAGGGTTCGCTTTCTTTCCCATTTTGTGCTTGGTTCAG GCGATGGTCATGACGTTTTTACTTGTCCTTGACAgaggaaacatttttcaagatcttttaCGCAAACGGGTTCAGGCTCGAATAAACCGGATGACTGTTTCTGATTACGGCCCACCGTGCACAACAGTGGACGAACTGGATGGAGTGGGAATACGGAATCATAGAAGCAAACAAGAGGTCGTGGATCTGAAGGTTACGAGGGCAATGAGCTCGTCCAATTTGTCTGCAAGTGGACTCACCCGCAATAATTTCGTAGGGGCTATTTATCAGAACCAAGACGAGTTCCAGTCAAAACCAAACACGAAAAAGAGACTCTTCGTTAAGAGTGCGCCCATGAAAACATATGGTCGTTCCAATGAGTTTAAAGTGGAAAATGTCTCCAAAACCAGACCAAATGTGGCCAATGCTAAGCTAATGGACGATCCAGTAACTCCACCACCAAAACCAGCCAGATTAAAAGGGGCGATGTCCTCGGAAGATCATGCTGACGTTACAAACCAATCCAAAGAAAAACTGTTATCCACGCCCAAAGCTCCCGaaattcaagccaaagatgtttcaagtCTTCAATCCAGAATTAAACCAGACCTACACGAAGTTCCGTATTTGGAACCAATTGCACCACTCGAGATCGAAAACCCAAACGTCAGGGATTTTAATGACGCTATTTCTCAACTAAGAAAATCCAACGATGAAATTATCgcagacttgaacaaaaagcAGGCTCTTCGGGTTCAATCGCTTTTTGACAGCATTACTTCACCAGCGACGTCACTCAATCAAACCGAATGGAAACGCCGTCAAGAggatttgagcaaaattggTGTGAAAGAAGAGATGCCAAAGCATGAGCAATCAGATCCAAAGGAGGGCCAGGCAGTAAATTTCATGGCTGATCATGACGAGACTGAAACAATCAAAGAAGTCGTCGAAGTGTCGAACGACACTGAGACGGAGAACGCCATAGTTGAAGCAATGGCGTTGGAGGAGGAGAGGCAGAGgatcaagcaattgaaaaggaggaacaaggccaaaagaaggaaaagaagaacgGAAAAGAAGACACGGCAAAAGCAGCAGGAAACTAGTGGTCAATCCAATGAGATCTTAGGCTACGACAACGGGATCA